From the Exiguobacterium marinum DSM 16307 genome, the window TAGTCCTTCTCTTTTGTAAATAGATTATGTTATTTAAAGGATTTGTTCATAATTTCCGGCAAATAACTCAATACCGCTGTCGACAAGGTACCGATACACTTGTGATTTCAGTGATAATTAGTCCCACTCGTGCAATATAGCAATAGATGACTAGTGTCCATAAAACAGACATCGAATTATTAATCATCTCATCTGTGAAGACAGCAACAATGATTACAAAAAAGACGATATCTTTATGGATGCCGCCCTCAAACATGACATCTCTATTTAGTATTTTATGGTTGGCTGCGGTGAGAAGCCCTGTCATATAATCTATGATGACGAGTAGTTTAATCGCCACATCCCATCCCGCTAATCGAGAGATGACGACGGCTCCTTATGTTGTTTGTTGTGTACGCATGATGCGCCTCCTTTTCGGAGTCGTGAAAGATTGTATCCTCTATGTGATCCCCTCATAATAATCATTAATGAATAAACTTTGATGTATGGCCAGTCCATATTAGGAGGAGATGTTTTAATGAAATTTAATAAAGCAAACTTACACAGACTCGATAATGATATCTCGAATAATATTTTAGAATCGGCAGTTCAAATGATACCTATCGTTGGTGGTCCCATAGCAACACTGGTCTTCGGGAGTCTTCGCGACATTCAAGCTAGACGCCTAGAGGATTTCCTTCATCAAATTTCAGCAGAAATCAATCAAGTAAAAATCCAATTTGTTGATTTTTCTCTTCATGATGAAGATAAATTAGCCGCGCTGTTAGAAGACCTCTTTGAAAAAGTTAGTAAAGAACCTCTTAAAGAAAAGCTACATTTTTTTAAATTATACTTTTTCAACATGTTACTTACTCCAACAGATACAAATTATGATGAAAGAAGATATTTTTTGCAGTGTCTTGAAAACATGAATCTAATGGATTGTAGAGCCGTGCTTCATTTAAATGAATTCAAAGAACCAGTAAGTTCATATGATTTGAACATTGATGGAATATCACAATATAAACTCACTGGTTCATTAAACCGTTTGAAACATTACGGTTTTGTGACTACATCTTCAAAAGGAATGACTTTCGGCACAACTAATAAAGAATTAGATGGAGATGTTGAAGTCAACTCATACGGTAAAGACTTCATCGATTTTTGTTTAACCGAATCAAAAAAAGCATCTGCAACATGACACTTATTTAATAAGATGACTAGCCTCTGGATGAAAAAATACCATTTAGCTACGTGAAGTTAAATTTGTTCTTCAATCAGCAATTTTTTGTAAGTCATCGTCTCGTCAAACTCTTGCGTCGTGATGTACGTCAGTTCAAGCGCTAAGAATGTCCGTGTCCGAATAGTTCTCTCCGGCGTACTTCTTGACGTGTGAAACGTACTCTTGACGGATTTCAGGGAAACGGCGTGTTCCGTCCTTATAGATTGCTTTTGCGTAGGCGATTACGAGCGATTGATAAAAAGGAAATTAAAGTGATCGGCAAGTTGGTGGCCGTTATGTCGCCGCCGGACTTTAAGTTTTGAGCACTATTATAAAAAGTAATGATTCTAGAAAATTTAAATATTAAGCAGAGTCAAAAAGTGTTGGATGCCCTCTATAATGGGTTTCCAATATTTTTTGACTTCGATTTAATGAATTGAACAATCTTGAGCACAATCCACATTGTATTAACCTATTTGTTGAACAATACGCAAATGTGAACATTTTATTTGGTATTATAGCTCTTAGAGAGGTTCCACTCTATTTCATAATATAGTGCTGCATATTCTACTTCATTGGGGGAAAAATAATGAACAGAGATGGAAAAGTTATTTCGTTTATAAATATGAAAGGCGGAGTTGGAAAAACAACATTATGTATCGAACTAGCCGATCAAATATCTAATAGACAAAAATCAGATGGATCAAACTATAAGATATTATTAATTGATATTGATCCACAGGCTAATTTAACTCAAGCTATAAATGAACATTTTTATCCTGCCGATGAGGATATTCCTACGAAATCTATTGAACTTCTTTTTAATAAAAAGCCAATGGGATTCAAGCCAGAAGATATAATTGTAAGTCTACCTAACGAAAACTTGGATTTGATTCCAGGTGAGTTGGAAACAGTATTTTTAGAGAGAGCAAGTGGAAATTCAACTAGTCAAAAACTAATGGATTTTATTCTGGATTACAAAATAAAAGAATCATACGATTTAATAATTGTAGATTGCCCACCTACATACTCAATTTATACCGAGATGGCTTTTTTCGTTAGTGACTACTATTTTATACCGGTAATTCCTGATAAATATTCATTGTTAGGTGTGGATTTGCTAGAACGTGTAGTTTCCGACATTATTTTAAACAATAAAAACTCCATATTTAAGGAAAAGGTACCACAAAATATCGGAGTAATTTTTACCAGAGTGAATGTGAAAGAAAAGCCAAAACAAGAAAATTACATGAATGCTCTTAAGTCATCTCCTCTTGCTAAAGCAAAGAATCTATACATTTTCCCTGAGCATTTTAAAGAATCTAATAAATTGTCTACATTTGAACTTGGAAAGTTAGTATCTGACACTGAAGATCAACGTTTACAAAAAATGATGGACAACATATGCGATGATTTTTTAGCAAGAATTGATAGCTTTAACAATCCTACATTGGAAGGAGACGATTAAAGTGAATAATTATCTCGATAAGAAGATACAAAAACTTTCTACTGACAAAGATGAAATTCAATTAAAAATGGATTTATACAGTACAATGATCCCTTTTTTATTATCTACTGATAATTTTAGTAGGAATAATGAAATCAAAGATTTTACTAACCGATTAAAACTAAAAGAAGAAATGAAAGATTACTTATTTGCGAGTAGAACTCAAGTAGCAGGTCGTATAGTTAGGGAAATAGAAGATTTTAATGAAATTCAATTAAAAGAAAACATTCAAATCTTTAAAGCTTATAATAATTCCAAGATAAATAATATAAGTGAGCAGTCTAATCGAAATGTTTCAAGGAAAAATAAGAATAAAGCAGAAGAAAAAATACTTAAAATGATGGATAAATACAGTAGAAATAAGGATAGTATAGATGAATAGAGATCGACGAATTCGAAAAGATTTTGAAAGTTACCAGAATTTTTTGAATGAATATTTTCCGAAATTCAATTCAATAGAAGAAGATTTATATGACTTTTATTCGTATGTAAATAACACATTTGTTTTATGTGATTTACTTATCGAACATAATAAAGTTGATAAAAGTAACAACTACTTTAACCTTATTATTGAGTATAGAGAGTTTTATGCGCGGTTACTAACGACAGTTGCAATAAACGATAAATTTTTGATTGAAAACATTTTGAGGATAATAATCGAAAAAATTTACAGGATTCTTTTTGGAATATTAAAAGACAAAAAAATTGAACGAACTATTCGTAAAGAATCTCGTGAAAAAATGAAAAAAATATTGGAAGGAACTATTGAAATCAGTAGATTCGAGTCGTTAAATAATTTATATAACGACTATTCTCAAAAGGTTCATCATACAGATTCTGTTCCTACTGACTATTATGATCTTACTAAACGCTTAGAATATAAGGAACATTCTTTGAGAGAATTTATTAAAAGCATGGAAAAAATAGAGAAGATTTTTTTACATGAAGTTTTTTTAGTTTTGTCGCCTGATAGTGAAAAAGAAGAAACTTCATATAGAATGAAAATTCGAAACAATACTTCTGATTATATAATTAACACTCTAAATCTGAACTAATTCTGAAACAGCAACATCTACTATTCAGTAAATTTCTACAAACCCGTCTGACTTTCTCTGCATATATTCTGATAGAGTACTCATGATTACAAAAAAGCAGACCGTAATAAGAAAGATGAAATTAATCTAAATCACTTAAATAAAAGCAAACAAAAACCACCTTTTAATGGGTGGTTTTTGTGCATCAATAGTTGCATATTTAATTTTACTTTAAAAAATTTTATTTTTACCCATTTCCTATTATTTTAAACTGTTGACTTTATCCACAGAAATAATCTATATTTAAGGTGCTCATATACCAAGTTGTATAAGGAGACACCGCTCATCGAATATCGAAGGGCGGCCTTTTTTTTGTGAATTTAAAAAGGTGATTTCTTAAATTTAACATAATCTTTGTCAAACTGTTTAGCTGAGTCAACGTAAAATACAGGATATGCTGCAACAAGTATATAATTATCACTTTTTGAGTTAAAACGTAAAATGATAATGTAATCAATGTCAAGCTCATGATCTACAAAACGAATGAACTCTCTGGTCTCCCATTTGTTACTTCTTTTATTTTTTATTTTTTTCTTAAATTGCATAACCCTTGGATCACCAGTATTACAAAGTGATAGAATAGCTTCTGTAAAATTTATTCTATGGGCTCTGTAAGTACATAACTTCCTTTCTCCTAATCCTCCTTTTAAATCTACTTTAAAGGCCTCAGTATCACAGTTTGTGGGACATATTCTTTTTGATTCACATCTTGTACAAGGTAACACTTTAAATGTTTCACCTAGTCCAAGCGAGACCAAATGCCAAAATTCACTTTCTCTTCCTAGTATTAAATGTTCGTGTCTTAAAATGACTTTTTTCCCGTTAAAAATTAATCCTTTACTTTTTAAACTCCGAAAATATTCGTATATGCGGTCAAAATTTTGATGAAAATCAGTGCTTGAGACAGGAATAATTTCAAAATTACTCATTCCTTTACCACCGTTCCTCTCGGAGTCCAAACAAAACGATTAAATTTCTTCTCCCTAATCGATGTTGTTGTGATTAAAGAAGTAGAAATATAACTTTCGATATATGAGATGAGTTCTTGTTTAGCATCGCTAGTTTTCATTTTTCTAGATTTGTAACTACACGCGCCTATAAATAAATCGCACAACTGCAAAAGTTCACTTTCGTTCGACCTAATTTGTACCATATCCTTGATTTTATATGTGGAAGTAAAATAACGTGGATTATTTTTAATAATTTTATTTAATGTATTTAATTTTTCTCCGCCATGAGTATCCTTAATATCCAGAAAAAATCTATATTCATGTTTATCTTCCATTAAATTATTTAATAACAAATAATACATTTTATAAAACCAAGTATCATGATCGCTATCATTAAATTTTTCATGATCTAATTCTTTTTTTCCATTAGCAATTACAACCCTTAGATATAAATCCTCGTGTTGAAAAAAATAATCCACTAATTCCTTATACATTTCAATCTTACTTGGAGAAACTTTCACCCATTTAATTTCCGACCACGATGAGACTCCATGCTTAGACTTTATAGAACGAATATTAGAATAGTGCAGAGTTTTATTATCCTCTTGACATTGAATTGCTCCTAAAACCATTGAGTCAAACCCATCATTTTGAATATGACAGCTTTCATCACAGAAAACTAATTTCATAAGAAAACCCTCTCATTTAGATAATCATAATCCTAGTCTATATATTAAAATTAATTATTTTTACGTCATTAATTATTTATTATCGTTTATTAATAAAACAAGGGTACTACAAATTTATGATTAGTACAATTTAAGTTATCGATTACATTTAATAACCATTTTCCAATATATTTTTCCCTTAATATAACATATATCATTTATACCTAATTCTTGAAAACTAAATTCAAATGAGTAGTAAATTTTATATAATATTTTAAAGGAGGTTTCGGGATGAGTGAAAAACGAATAGGACTCTATATTAGAGTTTCGACAGAAGAACAAGCTGTTGAAGGCTACTCTATTTCAGGTCAGCGTGAACGCTTAAAAGCATTTTGTGTCGCACAGAGTTAGGAAACGATTAAATTTTATGTGGATGAAGGGATCTCTGGACGTTCCACAGAGCGCCTAGCACTAAAGAAAATGATGAAAGACATCGAGGATGGGTTAATTGATGTACTACTAGTGTATCGACTTGATCGACTTACTAGAAGTGTTCGTGATTTACACGACATTTTGGATTTCCTTGAGAAACACAACTGTCAATTCCGTTCAGCAACAGAAGTCTATGATACCTCGACAGCTATGGGCAGAATGTTCATTACCATCGTAGCTGCTATAGCCGAATGGGAATCCGCGAACTTAGGTGAGCGAGTAAGACTCGGGCAGATTGAAAAAGCAAGACAAGGTGAATGGTCCGCTCCCGCTCCGTATGGCTTCAGAAAGAACAATCAAAAACGCCTGGAAGTAAATCCAGACGAGATTGAGGTCGTAAAACTAAAAGCACATAAGGTTAAAGAGTGTAACAGCTTCCATCAACTATTGATGTATATGTAAAATATGTCCT encodes:
- a CDS encoding phage holin family protein encodes the protein MAIKLLVIIDYMTGLLTAANHKILNRDVMFEGGIHKDIVFFVIIVAVFTDEMINNSMSVLWTLVIYCYIARVGLIITEITSVSVPCRQRY
- a CDS encoding ParA family protein, with protein sequence MNRDGKVISFINMKGGVGKTTLCIELADQISNRQKSDGSNYKILLIDIDPQANLTQAINEHFYPADEDIPTKSIELLFNKKPMGFKPEDIIVSLPNENLDLIPGELETVFLERASGNSTSQKLMDFILDYKIKESYDLIIVDCPPTYSIYTEMAFFVSDYYFIPVIPDKYSLLGVDLLERVVSDIILNNKNSIFKEKVPQNIGVIFTRVNVKEKPKQENYMNALKSSPLAKAKNLYIFPEHFKESNKLSTFELGKLVSDTEDQRLQKMMDNICDDFLARIDSFNNPTLEGDD
- a CDS encoding DUF3800 domain-containing protein, which translates into the protein MKLVFCDESCHIQNDGFDSMVLGAIQCQEDNKTLHYSNIRSIKSKHGVSSWSEIKWVKVSPSKIEMYKELVDYFFQHEDLYLRVVIANGKKELDHEKFNDSDHDTWFYKMYYLLLNNLMEDKHEYRFFLDIKDTHGGEKLNTLNKIIKNNPRYFTSTYKIKDMVQIRSNESELLQLCDLFIGACSYKSRKMKTSDAKQELISYIESYISTSLITTTSIREKKFNRFVWTPRGTVVKE
- a CDS encoding recombinase family protein, producing the protein MSEKRIGLYIRVSTEEQAVEGYSISGQRERLKAFCVAQS
- a CDS encoding recombinase family protein, producing MDEGISGRSTERLALKKMMKDIEDGLIDVLLVYRLDRLTRSVRDLHDILDFLEKHNCQFRSATEVYDTSTAMGRMFITIVAAIAEWESANLGERVRLGQIEKARQGEWSAPAPYGFRKNNQKRLEVNPDEIEVVKLKAHKVKECNSFHQLLMYM